AGTAAACGATAAAACCAAAGACAAACTGAAAATCAGAAACAGCAGAGGCGTAAAGTTAAGGCAGTAAGGCACCTTCCTTCATTTGTCGTTTTTGAACTCTCTAGTTTTACTTACACGTTACATCGCCCTACTCTTTTTCTTGCAAAGtgcattttcattatttttttttcaacacaCACACAGAGCATGTAGTAATACTTTGTCGATCTAGAGCCCACACCACATAATCTAGTTGGCAGCAATGAGCTTTGAAGATCTTGAATCTTCAGGCAGGTGTCTATATGTTCAAGGAGGAGGTGGATCATATTCATGGGgacgacaaacaaaacaaaccatcACAATCCCCTGCGCTTCTGATCATCAGCAGTCCATAGTAGCTTCTTTAGTGTTTCAAATCAACACGAGTCTCACAACTTTTCAACGCCTCGTTAATACACTTGGATCTCCCAAGGACACTCTTCATTTCCGCCAAAAGCTGTTAAGACTTGTATTCTTTAATTTGTTCTCACTCACAGAACACAGGGATTAACCTCTCAGTGGCATTacgctgctactactactactcacAGGCTGCTTTATTTGTTGATTTTTCTGCAGCCACGGAAAAAGGCAGAAAATTGGCGAATTGATAAAAGAAACTTCAGCTAAGCTTAAGCAAGCCATTGAATCTGACCAACATTCTCAATCTAGTGTATGTCCATTTTGGCTGTTTCTactttcatttttcaattttggGTTAAGAACAGAAAAATGCATCCAAGGATGTTATATGCATATGGACAATTGAGTCCAACCAGAACTGCTACTGCTTTCAACTCGACCTCTATATTTAGTCCAAATTTGTCAGAAAAATATACTCCATGTTTATACTACTAGCATGTTTGGCTAAGTTTCTTTAAGGCCAAAAACACCTTTTTTTCAAacttgaagtgtttggccaagtttttagatgaaaaaaaatgcttttgcaTAGAAGCAAAAGAAGTTTTGGAGAAGCATAAAAAATAGCTTCTCCCTAGaaacacttttttgaaaagcactttcgagaaaaaatatacttagaaacaCTTTTTAAACGTTTGGTCAAAATCTagattgctgctcagaagtgcttttcaaattaattaattagtcaaacacaaattatttctcaccaaaagtatttttaaaaaaacactTATAAGAAAAAacatttctcaaaataagctgaatttaaaagtttggccaaacaagctacTATAATTTAACTGTCAAAAGAGAGTGGTTGATGCATTTTTCCTGAACCCGCGCCTGTCTTTGGGAATATAAGGTTCTGTGTTTTCTTTTTACTTCAGGCCACCAGGAAGATTGCTAATGGTAAGCTTGCTAAGGATTTCCAATCTGTTGTTAAAAAATTTCAGAAGTCACAGCAACTTGCAGCACAGAGAGAAGCAGCTTACACTCCTTTCATTTCCCCCGAAATCAATCCATCCCGGTAACAATTCCTAATGATTCTTCTTTGTATGTCATCTTGCATTCTTAGAATTCTGCATGGCCGATGCTTCAAAAAGCAGTCAAACTTGAAATTCCACTCCCCTTTAGCCTGTACACTAGTTATAAAAAACATTGATAAGGATCAAACAATGATGTTAGTACTATTTATTCAGTTATACCATCATCCCCCAATTTCTCTTATCCTGACATCTTACATTTGCATTTTGCAGAAGTCAAGAGCTTCAGATAAGTTCATCAGCTAGGCCGGAGAGCCGTTCTGTTATCCTTCTGGAATCCAAAAGGTTAGGAGGCAATTAAGCGCGCATTGTTTTCAGTTCTGTTGGTTGATCATGCATGTTAAGAAACTACTGTTTCAGCACCCATGCATGTTTCAGTATGGCAAAGCGAGTTGTTTTCACTCGTATAATTTTGATACTGAATTCCCCATTCTAATAAAAACTCCTTCCCTTTATCCAAATTTTGGCGGATCAAAAAAGGATGAAAGTAAATTCAATTATCTTATACAAatgaatttcataaaaattatacaTCATTTGTTTATAGTGGAACCTGGCCTTTTCCCTTTACTACAGACAGGAGCTCGTACACTTGGAACATGAGATTCTTTTAAATGAAGCCATTATTGAAGAAAGAGAGCAAGGAATAATGGAAATCCAACAGCAGATTGGAGAAGTGAATGAGATGTTCAAGGATTTGGCGTTAATGGTCCATGAACAAGGAATTATGCTCGGTTAGCCAATATCTCTATTCCATTCTTCATCCTCGTCCTTATTACTAAAAAATTGCCAGCTATGTCTTATCTTATTAATTAATGGATCTAACATCCTAAACCCTAAATCCATCTTGTAGATGATATCAGTTCCAATATTCAGAGTTCGCATGATGCAACTACACAAGCTGCTCAGCAACTCACCAAGGCATCGAAAATCCAACAATGTAATTCGTCTATGGTAAGTGTCTATATTGCAGCTAGTCCTAAGCTATTTAGCTGATGCCTTGCCTTCAGCTTCGGAAATTTTGCTTTGCAGAGCTGTTTGTTGGTGGTGATAATTGGGGTCATCCTGCTTATTATAATCGTACTGGTGCTAGCATAAAGGATTTTCCATTAATGTAGTAGAGCAGCTTTTTCATCTCATTAGTGTATGAAGGGGTTCCGATGGGCATGTACATCCTCTCAAGCTACACATGTACGGTAAAACAAATTTATAGACTTTTGGACACTCTCCATTCACCCACTTTCATTTGTTTCAGTTATCCAGATACAGTCGTAAATTGGTATTTGAGAATCACATTAGTTCTTAATACTTCAGAGAGATAGTGAGCAAGAGCTTAGTTCACCCGActgacttttttattttttattttatttatcaaaTAGATACTTACAGGAGGTAGTTAGGTAGGTGAATACCATCGATCATATCCTCCAAGTCCGTCCTTAGTCCCTTAACTCTTGCATCACCAAGCCTCGTTGACTTTGTTTGGACCTCCCAAGACTTGTGGCTCTTGTCTCATTTACCTTGCCAATAAGTCCAAATATTTATTGTTTGAGCTTCACCTAATTCAACGATGGCAAAAACCAATTGATTCAACATAAGACATACCAACGTCTAAGGAAAGGCAGGGAAAACCAAATACTTATTGGAATTGATCCTTTCTAATCGCATTCAGACGAGAAAACTGAGATCCATCACAACTGATTCTGTTACCACAGTGGATATTTAGTCTTCCATCAAACATTATGTAGCTCTCTGTCTATCCCAGCTAAAAACCTTTTTACCACAAACATGTTAAAGCGGCGTTTCAGCTTAATGTGCTTGATCAGTACCACACTGACGGGGATCTAACTTTTCATTAGTCGCCTTCTGGCCAAGCAACCTTTTGCCCAACACACTTGTAAGCCCACCACTCCCTCCCTCCaacgaaaaagtaaaataaaaataaaaaccaaagttttcaaattaaaagaaagaatttgatAAGAAAATTAGGACCAGTTGAACTCGAACAACTTGACTGAGAggaaaagaaaccaaaagttATTCTCATTTAGAAATCCATACGGCACGATAGAGCTGAACCAACTTTTCACTGGATATACCTCTATTCAATTGTCACGAACTGAGAAGTGAGAACTAAGGAAAAGTTGGACACACAACCATAGACAAACCTTTTAACACGCGCAAAGTAAGCTACTTCCTTTATTTCTCATAAAATAACAGATAGCAATGAGAAATCTAACCAAATAGATGGCTGCAAACGATAAACGACCATACTTTCGGATGTTCCGCGCGACCAACAGTGATCTGATAACAAGTGGAAAGGAAAAAATGTCCGCGACTGATAAGCTCATCATATCTGCAACTTTATGATATCGTAATTTCCTGAAAGTTAATGCCTACATCTCCATCAAATCCCTGCTGTCATTCCATTATGATAAAAAGAATTGATATATAGACTTATAGAATGATGATAAGTATAATTAAATATGCTCGAAGTGTTGGAATCAAAATGCATCAAGCAGATAACATTTTTTTCTACTCAAAACTTCATCAATGGTGAAGACCAGTCTCTCGGAAAACCTTGATGCTGTCTACCAGTACAGAACATCAACCTGACAAAAACCATACAAACACAATGAACAACTTAAAGCCCTCACTCTCTTCAAGCTTACCACTGGTTTTAGCAGCTGTGCTCAAAGCAAAATTACAATATTACAAAGATTAAAACATACGGGTAACACTAAACCGAAGAATAGAAGGCCCTATAAGGAATTGGAGAAATACTGAAACCCGACTCACCTCGAGTCAGTCAGACATCCATATAATGCAGAATGCGGATATAAGAAGGAAAGTGAAAATTCCTCTTTGTTGAGTTATGCGTGCAAATATTTTTGGCATATGCCAGAATTGGAAAACTTTGGTCTTAAAATGCCATATCTGTATGAagatcaaaataaaaatttaaaagaaacCACAAGAGTTTTGAAACAATTTGTCAAAGCATAAGCTCATCATAGTGAATAAGTAACGAAAATTCTACCTTTGATGTATTCGgcattcaaataaaattctcGATTCCATCCACTGCCTGATGCAAGGAGCCCCATCTGTTAAGTAAGATAACTCATATGCTTCTTTTTATCAAAAGCACTCTCTTGAATTCCTGGAACATCCTCTTCCTTCGCTAAACCATCTCCTAATGCTAGGGAACCAATCTCATGCTTATCCCCAGTGAGAGGGCTTGCCGAAAGAATCTGATCCCAGAAAATGTCATTAATGCCTGGAAGCTTAGACATCTCGTCCAAAAAgatatcaatatcagtatctgTGGAATATCTATCAGGGACAATTGATGTTACACCATCCAC
Above is a window of Nicotiana tabacum cultivar K326 chromosome 8, ASM71507v2, whole genome shotgun sequence DNA encoding:
- the LOC107799746 gene encoding syntaxin-22, which translates into the protein MSFEDLESSGRCLYVQGGGGSYSWGRQTKQTITIPCASDHQQSIVASLVFQINTSLTTFQRLVNTLGSPKDTLHFRQKLHGKRQKIGELIKETSAKLKQAIESDQHSQSSATRKIANGKLAKDFQSVVKKFQKSQQLAAQREAAYTPFISPEINPSRSQELQISSSARPESRSVILLESKRQELVHLEHEILLNEAIIEEREQGIMEIQQQIGEVNEMFKDLALMVHEQGIMLDDISSNIQSSHDATTQAAQQLTKASKIQQCNSSMSCLLVVIIGVILLIIIVLVLA